ggctagacctccggcaagcggagtcgccgtcccccgttcattttaaaaaacattcctctgagcgtgccaacgaacgtacgccagttacatgtcatgtttggttgatttatgctgtggctggtgaatattattggggaactgccgagtactgccgcacttgctctcggttgaacaccggcatgcgtttgtgtaatggcggacattttcctaaaatggctcccgctgcatgttcaaactgctcttctcgcgtgtaaacgaatacgcgcatgcgttaagtcaaacaacaagggcgccaatctggccattaggagcagatcctgttcccgcgcgaggagttttgaacgtgacatgtgacctgatgtggccaatgtgcgtgtcccctgctgccctccaccaatcaggagccggctagtccctttgtctttgtgtgcgggaaggtatatgatccgttgcaccctgcacctcccaccaccattttgctcagctactagcaaaagcaacatggaatcgtcttctcaagcctcgtccgtccctgcaaccggccgtggcccaacttggagggacgcggagatcagggacctgatcgggattttctcggaggagaaaatccaggacgcgttccagtcctcccacaggaatagggaggtttttgaacaagtggctattaagatgcgcgccctgggccacaacaggaccggccttgaatgccggtcgaagaccaagacaatgagggcagagtacatgagagccgtgaaccataacaagggttccggcaacgaaaaggtgacctgcccctacttcgaggagcagcgccagctgtacggggacggggaaggatccggcaggccgaagcgcgtcggccggagccttaaggtggttcggaagccggctgccccggtcgaggaaccacccgctgaggaggatcccggcgagggaacctcctccagctttcgccctccaccccccgtccagcaacgagccgcggaatcggtaacgctggacctgatcgccatcgttcctggggagccagaggaggctcctgagcaaacgccccttgcctccggtaagtgattttctttttattttatatttccttttaagcaaatgtgtgttctgacgtttgggcatcgttttctcgtgtgttcgttgcaacgcataatacggtaggctgtggagagcttgctgtggttactatttgaaacggttttaattttataattttataatttaatttttaaaagattttaaaagaaggtaggctgtggagtgcttgctgtggttactatttgaaacggttttaattttataattttataatttaatttttaaaagattttaaaagaaggtaggctgtggagtgcttgctgtggttactatttgaaacggttttaattttataatttaattttaatttttaaaagatttattaagatggttggctgtggagtgcttgatgtggttagtatttgaaacggtcatgtttaaccaacagccccaaaatatttgcagcatgcctcgcccataggccttctgcagtactttggctcacaactttgggagcttgctttgtggttcatggtgtatgcttgctcgtttttcactattttctgctcttgtccacagagacacagttgccagggacggggcccctagagtctccagcagcacctgacgtggatagtgattcgggggcatcaactaacattggtaggtattagtaaaaataggggggggggctgttttaactgctttgtgcttttctgtttgtgcagggcagcagcactgctaagagaaagaagagagtccctctgcgttgctggtgtaggctttgaagctggctttgccaccctttggtcctagatctgttttttttcctttttttgcagatttcatacccggaacacaggaggaggaacagcctagggtgcttggacctcctgcccggcgcaggcggatacagattcaagatggtgagcgtgcatgacctgttcctttcgagccatagctgcaggacaatgtcgctaggcactaaccatgtgctcccttttaattgttgagagtcctgctgtgcaagtaggcaaaagtaaaagcacaccatgggcaaacaaacaatagc
Above is a window of Paroedura picta isolate Pp20150507F chromosome 5, Ppicta_v3.0, whole genome shotgun sequence DNA encoding:
- the LOC143837740 gene encoding uncharacterized protein LOC143837740; protein product: MIRCTLHLPPPFCSATSKSNMESSSQASSVPATGRGPTWRDAEIRDLIGIFSEEKIQDAFQSSHRNREVFEQVAIKMRALGHNRTGLECRSKTKTMRAEYMRAVNHNKGSGNEKVTCPYFEEQRQLYGDGEGSGRPKRVGRSLKVVRKPAAPVEEPPAEEDPGEGTSSSFRPPPPVQQRAAESVTLDLIAIVPGEPEEAPEQTPLASETQLPGTGPLESPAAPDVDSDSGASTNIDFIPGTQEEEQPRVLGPPARRRRIQIQDEVLSDEEEEPPLAPGSPPPRGALPAEERLTRERGRLRRVSVLTSVGERLLEHCYEESRRAAAADQAMLTLIAQEGRKLRAVLRETNQILREGVEEVRLIRRLMERAVAVMERAYPPQIAPPPPPTPTPPLPAPTPPTPSQNASTQTRRRTILGKRKIKPADKYSPS